One Burkholderiales bacterium genomic region harbors:
- a CDS encoding aromatic ring-hydroxylating dioxygenase subunit alpha, whose product MSNLAQVSALTATESQLPVSWYFDPRIAEAEKALLFDAGPRYIGHQLMVPNLGDYHVLDWLNDSKSLVRSENGIGLISNICRHRQSVLLKGRGNSRNIVCPLHRWTYALDGKLLGAPHFPATPCLNLPKTALQHWNGMLFAGRRAVAQDLAKLGVMNELDFSGYRFDRVVVVDYAFNWKTFIEVYLEDYHVVPYHPGLGSFVDASDLKWEFGEWYNVQVVGVNQKLAKPGTSAYEKWHQEVLKYRHGEEPPHGAIWFTYYPNIMVEWYPHVLVISTVHPRGPEACTNVVEFYYPEDIVLFEREFVEVEQRAYNETAVEDEEICRRMTQGRKALYLAGENDAGPYQSPMEDGMQHFHEFLRRQLAGQI is encoded by the coding sequence ATGTCTAATCTGGCTCAAGTTTCGGCCTTGACCGCGACCGAGTCGCAGCTTCCGGTCAGCTGGTATTTCGATCCGCGCATTGCCGAAGCCGAAAAGGCCCTCCTGTTCGACGCCGGCCCGCGCTATATCGGCCACCAGCTGATGGTCCCCAACCTCGGCGATTACCATGTTCTCGACTGGTTGAACGACTCCAAGTCGCTGGTACGCAGCGAGAACGGCATCGGGCTGATTAGCAACATCTGCCGCCACCGCCAGTCGGTGCTGCTCAAGGGCCGCGGCAACTCCAGGAACATCGTCTGCCCGCTGCACCGCTGGACCTACGCGCTGGATGGTAAATTGCTGGGCGCCCCGCATTTCCCAGCCACGCCCTGCCTGAATTTGCCGAAAACCGCGCTGCAGCACTGGAACGGCATGCTGTTTGCCGGCCGCCGCGCTGTGGCGCAAGACCTCGCCAAACTCGGCGTAATGAATGAACTTGATTTTTCCGGCTACCGCTTCGACCGGGTGGTGGTCGTGGATTATGCCTTCAACTGGAAGACCTTTATCGAAGTCTATCTTGAGGATTACCACGTCGTGCCCTATCACCCCGGCCTCGGCAGCTTCGTCGACGCCAGCGACCTGAAATGGGAATTCGGCGAGTGGTACAACGTCCAGGTCGTCGGCGTTAATCAGAAACTCGCCAAGCCCGGCACCTCGGCGTATGAAAAATGGCATCAAGAGGTATTGAAATACCGCCACGGCGAAGAGCCGCCGCATGGCGCGATCTGGTTCACCTATTACCCGAACATCATGGTCGAATGGTATCCGCATGTGCTGGTCATCAGCACCGTCCACCCGCGCGGGCCGGAAGCCTGCACCAATGTCGTCGAGTTCTATTACCCTGAGGACATCGTCCTGTTCGAACGCGAATTCGTCGAAGTGGAGCAACGGGCTTACAATGAAACCGCCGTTGAAGACGAGGAAATCTGCCGGCGCATGACGCAAGGCCGCAAGGCGTTGTATCTCGCCGGCGAGAACGATGCCGGCCCCTACCAATCGCCTATGGAAGACGGCATGCAGCACTTCCACGAGTTTCTGCGGCGGCAACTCGCCGGCCAGATTTAG
- a CDS encoding exodeoxyribonuclease VII small subunit, with protein sequence MAKTKPQTFETALTELESIIASMEAGQLPLEQSLTAYKRGAELLKYCQGALAKAQQQVKILEADTLKNFSGADDTNG encoded by the coding sequence ATGGCCAAAACCAAACCCCAGACCTTTGAAACCGCGCTCACCGAGCTGGAGAGCATCATCGCCAGCATGGAGGCGGGGCAGCTGCCGCTCGAACAGTCTTTGACCGCCTACAAGCGCGGTGCGGAGCTTCTCAAATACTGTCAGGGCGCGCTTGCTAAAGCGCAGCAGCAGGTCAAAATTCTCGAAGCCGACACGCTGAAAAATTTCTCCGGTGCCGACGATACCAACGGATGA
- a CDS encoding farnesyl diphosphate synthase, translating to MPTDDFQEWARDRQARTESALGSLLPAADVAPKRLHQAMRYAVLGGGKRVRPLLAFAAGELAGADPERVVIAATAVELIHAYSLVHDDLPCMDDDSLRRGKPTCHVEYDEATALLVGDSLQSLAFQLLSEYRLADDPARQLEMLKLLAAASGSRGMAGGQAVDLESVGKALTLPELEFMHIHKTGALIRAAVLLGVHCGNSLEQKQLNKLDHFAKCIGLAFQVVDDVLDAEASTATLGKTAGKDADSNKPTYVSIVGAAAARELASQLRGDAMQALEGFGVSANRLRQLADFIVLRQF from the coding sequence ATACCAACGGATGACTTTCAGGAATGGGCGCGCGACAGGCAGGCGCGCACCGAATCCGCGCTGGGGTCGCTGCTCCCCGCCGCGGATGTGGCGCCCAAGCGCCTGCACCAGGCAATGCGCTACGCGGTGCTGGGCGGCGGCAAGCGGGTTCGGCCACTGCTGGCTTTCGCTGCCGGCGAGCTGGCCGGCGCCGATCCCGAGCGGGTGGTGATTGCCGCTACGGCGGTGGAACTGATCCACGCTTACTCGCTGGTGCACGATGATCTGCCGTGCATGGACGATGATAGCTTGCGGCGCGGCAAGCCCACCTGCCATGTCGAATACGACGAAGCCACCGCGCTCCTCGTCGGCGACAGCCTGCAAAGCCTGGCGTTTCAGCTTCTTTCCGAATACCGGCTGGCTGATGACCCGGCGCGGCAACTGGAGATGCTGAAGCTGCTCGCCGCCGCCAGCGGCTCGCGCGGCATGGCCGGCGGCCAGGCGGTGGATTTGGAAAGCGTCGGCAAAGCGTTGACGCTGCCTGAACTCGAATTCATGCACATCCACAAAACCGGGGCGCTGATTCGCGCCGCGGTGCTGCTCGGCGTCCACTGCGGCAACAGTCTCGAGCAGAAGCAGCTCAACAAACTCGACCATTTCGCCAAATGCATAGGCCTGGCTTTCCAGGTGGTGGATGACGTGCTCGATGCCGAAGCCAGCACCGCGACCCTGGGCAAGACCGCGGGCAAGGATGCCGACAGCAACAAGCCGACTTATGTGAGCATCGTGGGCGCGGCCGCGGCGCGCGAACTCGCCAGCCAGTTGCGCGGCGATGCAATGCAGGCGCTCGAGGGTTTTGGCGTGAGTGCGAACCGTCTGCGCCAGCTGGCCGACTTTATTGTATTGCGGCAGTTCTGA
- the folE2 gene encoding GTP cyclohydrolase FolE2, translated as MNYPDPVVSAIADVQSTPDTRHLSIDKVGIKAIRHPVKVADKSGGVQHTIATFNMYVDLPHRFKGTHMSRFVEILNSHEREISVESFEAILREMVEKLEAEAGHIEMNFPYFINKAAPVSGVESLLDYDVTFVGEIKGGQYRFLMKVVVPVTSLCPCSKKISERGAHNQRSHVTLSARTNDFVWIEEIVRYVEKSASCELYGLLKRPDEKYVTERAYDNPKFVEDMVRDIASKLNKDKRIDAYVVESENFESIHNHSAYALIQRDKKKHSMADGYIQTVSGN; from the coding sequence ATGAACTATCCCGACCCCGTGGTTTCCGCCATAGCGGACGTGCAAAGCACGCCCGATACGCGCCATCTTTCCATCGACAAGGTGGGAATCAAGGCCATCCGCCATCCGGTGAAAGTGGCCGACAAGAGCGGGGGTGTGCAGCACACCATCGCCACGTTCAACATGTACGTGGACCTGCCGCACAGGTTCAAGGGCACGCACATGTCGCGCTTCGTGGAGATTTTGAACAGCCACGAGCGCGAAATTTCGGTGGAATCCTTCGAGGCCATCCTGCGCGAAATGGTGGAGAAACTGGAAGCCGAAGCCGGGCATATCGAGATGAATTTTCCTTATTTCATCAACAAGGCGGCGCCGGTTTCCGGCGTGGAAAGCCTGCTTGATTACGACGTGACTTTCGTCGGTGAAATCAAAGGCGGCCAATACCGGTTTCTGATGAAGGTGGTGGTGCCGGTGACCAGCCTGTGCCCCTGCTCGAAGAAGATTTCCGAGCGCGGGGCGCACAACCAGCGCTCGCATGTGACGCTCTCCGCGCGCACCAATGACTTCGTGTGGATCGAGGAAATCGTGCGCTACGTGGAAAAGAGTGCGTCGTGCGAGCTCTACGGCCTGCTTAAGCGTCCCGACGAGAAGTACGTGACCGAACGCGCCTACGACAATCCCAAGTTCGTGGAGGACATGGTGCGCGACATCGCGTCAAAGCTCAATAAAGACAAGCGCATCGACGCTTATGTCGTCGAGTCCGAGAACTTTGAATCCATCCACAACCACTCGGCTTACGCGCTGATTCAGCGCGACAAGAAAAAGCACAGCATGGCGGATGGGTACATCCAGACGGTCAGCGGAAACTAA
- a CDS encoding TIGR02281 family clan AA aspartic protease: MAAPRFAHPIPESRRRNRVGLNQRLLSLTCLLFLFIPGLASAMDVNVVGLFPGKVVVTIDGGKPRTLSNGQTSPEGVKLISANSESAEFEIDGKRQVLGLGQAITANFAATENASVTLFADSNGHFFSEGSVNGAPVKFLIDTGATMISISSVEAKRLGINYLKGQRGLVSTANGVVPVYTVKLDEVKLGDISMNNVDAQVHEGNALPLALLGMSFLNRVEMKREGTQMTLIKRY, encoded by the coding sequence TTGGCTGCGCCTCGCTTCGCGCATCCCATCCCGGAAAGCCGCCGTCGCAACCGCGTGGGACTTAATCAGAGGCTCCTCAGTCTGACTTGCCTGCTTTTCCTATTCATCCCGGGCCTGGCTTCCGCCATGGATGTGAACGTCGTCGGGCTTTTCCCGGGCAAGGTGGTGGTGACCATCGACGGCGGCAAACCGCGCACCTTGAGCAACGGCCAGACCTCTCCGGAGGGAGTGAAACTGATCAGCGCCAATTCCGAATCAGCGGAATTTGAAATCGACGGCAAGCGGCAGGTGCTGGGCCTTGGCCAGGCCATCACTGCGAATTTTGCCGCCACCGAAAATGCCAGCGTCACTCTGTTTGCCGACTCAAACGGACACTTTTTTTCGGAAGGCAGCGTCAACGGCGCGCCGGTAAAATTCCTAATCGATACCGGCGCGACCATGATTTCGATTTCCAGCGTTGAGGCCAAGCGGCTGGGCATCAATTACCTCAAAGGGCAGCGCGGCCTGGTTTCCACCGCCAACGGCGTTGTTCCGGTCTATACGGTGAAGCTGGACGAGGTGAAGCTTGGCGACATTTCCATGAACAACGTCGATGCGCAGGTACACGAAGGCAATGCCCTGCCGCTAGCGCTGCTGGGAATGAGCTTCCTGAACCGCGTGGAAATGAAGCGTGAAGGCACGCAGATGACGCTGATCAAACGGTACTGA
- a CDS encoding type 1 glutamine amidotransferase, producing the protein MKPVAIFRHAPSEGPGYFATFLENHAIPWKLIKIDVGEAVPRQPQEYCGLVFMGGPMSVNDDLPWIRQVLALIRHAAGEGIPVLGHCLGGQLMSKALGGRVTKNPVKEIGWGEVKVEDNPAARDWLGDSLKSFLSFHWHGETFTLPQQAERILSSPWCENQAFVLGQHLGLQCHVEMTPELIKSWCETGAREIASSPGPAVQSAQAMQTDLPTRISKLHRVADRLYRRWLKGLTP; encoded by the coding sequence GTGAAACCCGTTGCTATTTTCCGCCATGCGCCCAGCGAGGGGCCAGGTTATTTTGCCACATTTCTTGAAAATCACGCGATTCCCTGGAAGCTTATCAAGATCGACGTGGGCGAGGCCGTCCCGCGGCAGCCGCAGGAGTACTGCGGGCTCGTCTTCATGGGCGGGCCGATGAGCGTCAACGACGATTTGCCGTGGATTCGGCAGGTGCTCGCCCTGATTCGACACGCCGCGGGTGAAGGGATTCCGGTGCTTGGCCACTGTCTGGGCGGACAGCTCATGTCCAAAGCCCTGGGCGGGCGGGTCACCAAAAATCCGGTCAAGGAAATCGGCTGGGGTGAAGTGAAAGTGGAGGACAATCCCGCGGCCCGAGACTGGCTGGGTGATTCGCTCAAATCGTTCCTGTCGTTTCATTGGCATGGCGAAACTTTCACCCTTCCGCAACAAGCAGAGCGCATTCTTTCCAGTCCCTGGTGCGAAAACCAGGCGTTTGTGCTGGGCCAGCATCTGGGTTTGCAATGCCATGTGGAAATGACGCCGGAACTGATTAAAAGCTGGTGTGAAACCGGGGCGCGCGAAATCGCCTCGAGCCCCGGCCCCGCGGTGCAGTCGGCACAGGCCATGCAAACAGACTTGCCTACCCGCATTTCCAAACTGCACCGCGTCGCCGACCGGCTTTACCGCCGCTGGCTCAAGGGGCTTACGCCTTGA
- a CDS encoding magnesium transporter, which translates to MRKQQVAAAREWTEERRKVLLVEIRQRPAHEAVKLLKNKPADLVAKLLIELNPGTTQSLLQEFSSRLAEEVLKAAPPEYARQWLCNKAYPEGSLGKLMDPAFAVFSPQLTVNETIKKLRHLIKTVFITYGYVTDESGKLLGIITMRDLLFAEKSQRLEELMLRDVFFLKPEMPLAGAMKLVLNYHFPVYPVCDEQGHLVGLVRGQAMFLAEAFEISAQPGIMVGVEKEERLSTPWLSSFKFRHPWLQFNLLTAFLDAVVVGLFQDTLDRLVILALFLPVLAGQSGNTGCQALAVTLRGMTLGELKAGQEKVQVTKEAWLGLLNGTLVGLTAGIGMYITGVLQSNPHAVLLGLVVFLAMVGSCVASGISGAMVPITLKKLGADPAAASSIFLTTATDITSMGLLLWLATVLIKA; encoded by the coding sequence ATGCGCAAACAACAAGTGGCAGCAGCCCGGGAATGGACCGAAGAGCGGCGCAAGGTCTTGCTGGTGGAAATTAGGCAGCGGCCCGCGCACGAAGCGGTCAAGCTCCTAAAAAACAAACCTGCCGATCTCGTCGCCAAGCTGCTCATCGAGCTTAACCCGGGCACCACCCAGTCGCTACTCCAAGAATTTTCCAGCAGGCTGGCCGAGGAGGTTCTCAAGGCCGCGCCTCCCGAATACGCACGTCAGTGGCTGTGCAACAAAGCCTACCCCGAAGGCAGCCTCGGCAAGCTGATGGATCCGGCTTTTGCCGTATTCAGCCCGCAACTCACCGTAAACGAAACCATCAAGAAACTGCGCCACTTGATTAAAACCGTCTTCATCACCTACGGCTATGTTACGGATGAAAGCGGCAAACTGCTTGGCATCATCACCATGCGCGACCTGTTGTTCGCCGAAAAATCACAACGGCTGGAAGAGCTGATGCTGAGGGACGTGTTTTTCCTAAAACCGGAGATGCCCTTGGCGGGCGCGATGAAGCTCGTCCTCAACTACCATTTTCCGGTGTATCCGGTGTGCGACGAACAGGGACACCTGGTGGGGCTGGTGCGCGGACAGGCGATGTTTCTGGCCGAAGCGTTTGAAATCAGCGCCCAGCCCGGCATCATGGTCGGCGTGGAAAAAGAGGAGCGACTTTCCACGCCCTGGCTGAGCAGCTTCAAGTTCCGCCATCCCTGGCTGCAGTTCAACCTGCTCACCGCGTTTCTTGATGCCGTGGTGGTCGGGCTGTTCCAGGACACGCTGGACCGGCTGGTCATTCTGGCACTGTTCCTGCCGGTGCTCGCCGGGCAATCAGGCAATACCGGCTGCCAAGCGCTGGCAGTCACCCTGCGCGGCATGACCCTGGGTGAACTCAAGGCGGGCCAAGAGAAAGTGCAGGTCACGAAAGAAGCCTGGCTCGGGCTATTGAACGGAACTCTTGTCGGGCTGACCGCCGGCATCGGGATGTACATAACCGGAGTGCTGCAAAGCAATCCTCACGCTGTCTTACTGGGTTTGGTGGTGTTTCTCGCTATGGTGGGCAGCTGCGTCGCCAGCGGTATTTCCGGCGCCATGGTGCCGATTACCCTGAAAAAACTGGGGGCCGATCCGGCGGCAGCGTCGAGCATTTTCCTCACTACCGCCACCGACATTACCAGCATGGGGCTGTTACTGTGGCTTGCCACTGTGCTGATCAAGGCGTAA
- a CDS encoding YajQ family cyclic di-GMP-binding protein — protein sequence MPSFDIVSQVNKQEVKNAVDQCNREISNRFDFKGSEARVEQNEYVLSAFADDEFKLGQLLDVLNGKLAKRGVDTRCMSKGSIENISGGKVKQILTLKVGVETELAKKIVKLIKDSKLKAQAGIQGDAVRVTGAKKDALQEAIQLVRKSVTDFPLQFINFRE from the coding sequence ATGCCGTCATTCGACATCGTCTCCCAAGTCAACAAACAGGAAGTAAAAAACGCGGTAGACCAGTGCAACCGCGAAATATCCAACCGTTTCGACTTCAAGGGCTCGGAGGCCCGGGTGGAACAGAACGAATATGTTCTTAGCGCTTTCGCCGACGATGAATTCAAGCTGGGCCAATTGCTCGACGTGCTGAACGGCAAGCTCGCCAAGCGCGGCGTCGACACCCGCTGCATGAGCAAAGGCTCCATTGAAAATATCAGCGGCGGCAAGGTCAAGCAGATCCTCACCCTCAAGGTCGGAGTGGAGACCGAGCTCGCCAAGAAAATCGTCAAGCTTATCAAGGACAGCAAGCTTAAGGCGCAGGCGGGCATCCAGGGCGACGCGGTGCGCGTCACCGGCGCCAAGAAAGACGCGCTGCAAGAGGCCATCCAGCTGGTGCGCAAATCTGTCACCGACTTCCCGTTGCAGTTCATTAACTTCCGGGAGTAG
- a CDS encoding argininosuccinate synthase codes for MSDIKKVVLAYSGGLDTSVILKWLQDTYKCEVVTFTADIGQGGELKPARAKAQQLGVREIFIVDLREEFVRDFVFPMFRANASYEGEYLLGTSIARPLIAKWQIEIARQTQADAVAHGATGKGNDQVRFELGYYALEPNIRVIAPWREWDLTSREKLLAYAKKHGIPVEAQQPGGSPYSMDANLLHISYEGRRLEDPSKEPEESMWRWTVAPEKAPDQPEYLELEYEKGDIVGVNGVRLTPAEALGALNRAGAKHGIGRLDLVENRYVGMKSRGCYETPGGAIMLKAHRAIESITLDREVAHLKDDLMPRYASLIYNGYWFSPERQLLQQMIDASQTGVNGTVRVKLYKGNVAVAGRQSKTHSLFDPKIATFEDDQGAYNQKDAAGFIKLNALRLRIAAKLKNKS; via the coding sequence ATGAGCGACATCAAAAAAGTGGTGCTCGCCTATTCCGGCGGGCTGGACACCTCGGTCATTTTGAAATGGCTGCAGGACACCTATAAATGCGAGGTGGTGACCTTCACCGCCGACATCGGCCAGGGCGGGGAGCTGAAGCCAGCGCGCGCCAAGGCGCAGCAGCTCGGGGTCAGGGAAATATTCATCGTTGACCTGCGCGAGGAATTCGTGCGCGATTTCGTGTTTCCGATGTTCCGGGCGAACGCCAGCTACGAGGGGGAATACCTGCTCGGCACTAGCATCGCGCGGCCGCTGATCGCCAAATGGCAAATCGAAATCGCGCGGCAGACCCAGGCGGATGCGGTGGCGCATGGCGCTACCGGCAAGGGCAATGACCAAGTGCGCTTCGAGCTCGGCTATTACGCGCTCGAGCCCAACATCCGGGTGATTGCGCCCTGGCGCGAATGGGACCTCACCTCGCGCGAGAAACTGCTGGCGTATGCGAAAAAACACGGCATTCCGGTCGAGGCGCAGCAGCCGGGCGGCTCGCCTTACAGCATGGACGCCAACCTGCTGCATATTTCCTACGAGGGCCGCAGACTGGAAGATCCATCCAAGGAACCGGAAGAAAGCATGTGGCGCTGGACGGTGGCGCCGGAAAAGGCGCCGGACCAGCCGGAATACCTCGAGCTGGAATATGAAAAAGGCGACATCGTCGGCGTCAACGGCGTGCGGCTCACCCCCGCCGAAGCGCTGGGAGCGCTCAATCGCGCCGGCGCCAAGCATGGCATCGGGCGGCTGGACCTAGTGGAAAACCGCTACGTCGGCATGAAATCGCGCGGCTGCTATGAAACGCCGGGCGGCGCCATCATGCTCAAGGCGCACCGGGCGATTGAGTCCATCACACTCGACCGCGAGGTGGCACACCTTAAGGATGATCTGATGCCGCGCTACGCCTCGCTGATTTACAACGGTTATTGGTTCAGCCCCGAGCGCCAGCTGTTGCAGCAGATGATTGACGCCTCGCAGACCGGCGTGAACGGCACGGTGCGGGTCAAGCTGTACAAAGGCAACGTAGCCGTCGCCGGCCGCCAGTCCAAGACCCATTCGCTGTTCGATCCGAAAATCGCGACCTTCGAGGACGACCAAGGCGCCTATAACCAGAAGGACGCGGCGGGCTTCATCAAGTTGAATGCGCTCAGGCTGCGCATCGCCGCGAAGCTGAAAAATAAGTCGTGA
- the argF gene encoding ornithine carbamoyltransferase, giving the protein MQVRHFLQFKDFELHEFEYLFERARTLKARQARGELYQPLIGKTMAMIFEKSSTRTRVSFETGMNQLGGSAMFLSPRDTQLSRGEPIEDVAQVLSRMVDIVMIRTYDQSIIERFAGHSRVPVINGLTNEYHPCQILADIFTYIEHRGSIRGKTVAWVGDSNNVCNSWLQAAKLFDFNFHVATPPGYELEPGRGESYASMHLECFTDPHDAVRGADLVTTDVWTSMGYERETKERKKVFADFRVDEEMMALAKPNALFMHCLPAHRGEEVAAEVIDGPQSAVWDEAENRLHTQKALMEYLLLGKIK; this is encoded by the coding sequence ATGCAGGTCAGACATTTTCTCCAATTCAAGGATTTCGAGCTCCACGAGTTCGAGTATCTGTTCGAGCGCGCGCGCACCCTCAAGGCCAGGCAAGCGCGCGGGGAACTTTATCAGCCGCTTATCGGTAAAACCATGGCGATGATCTTCGAGAAAAGCTCGACGCGCACGCGCGTCTCCTTCGAGACGGGCATGAACCAGCTGGGCGGCTCGGCGATGTTTCTTTCCCCGCGTGACACCCAGCTTTCGCGCGGCGAACCGATCGAGGACGTGGCGCAGGTGCTGTCGCGCATGGTGGACATCGTGATGATCCGCACTTACGATCAGAGCATCATCGAGCGCTTTGCCGGGCATTCGCGGGTGCCGGTGATTAACGGGCTCACCAACGAATATCACCCCTGCCAGATCCTCGCCGATATTTTTACCTACATTGAGCACCGCGGCTCGATACGCGGCAAGACCGTGGCTTGGGTGGGCGATTCCAACAACGTGTGCAACTCCTGGCTGCAGGCGGCGAAGCTGTTCGACTTCAATTTCCATGTGGCCACCCCGCCTGGATATGAACTCGAGCCCGGGCGCGGGGAAAGCTACGCCAGCATGCACCTCGAATGTTTCACCGACCCGCACGATGCGGTGCGCGGCGCCGATTTGGTTACCACCGACGTCTGGACCAGCATGGGCTATGAAAGGGAAACCAAAGAGCGCAAGAAAGTCTTCGCCGATTTCCGCGTGGACGAGGAAATGATGGCGCTCGCCAAGCCCAACGCGTTGTTCATGCACTGCCTGCCCGCGCACCGCGGCGAGGAAGTGGCGGCGGAAGTCATCGACGGCCCGCAAAGCGCGGTGTGGGACGAGGCGGAGAACCGGCTGCACACGCAAAAGGCTTTGATGGAATATTTGCTGTTAGGAAAAATCAAATGA
- a CDS encoding acetylornithine transaminase — translation MSHLMNTYTRLPVAFVRGEGVWLWDGQNKRYLDAVAGIAVNGLGHAHPKLVKALAEQVHTLIHTSNLYQVQKQEELAARLAGLAHMDQVFFCTSGAEANEAAIKLARLYGHQKGIDNPTIIVMEKSFHGRTMATLSATGSRRVQAGFEPLMGGFARVPYNDVDAVAQVASHNKNIVAVLVEPIQGEAGIRVPLPLPAYFQGLRRVCDEHGWLLMLDEVQSGIGRTGKWFAHQHSGITPEVMTLAKGLGSGVPIGACLAAGQAADVFKPGNHGSTFGGSPLACTAALTTLAVIEEENLMPHAVKLGEFIRNGFAEKLAGAKDVVQIRGEGLMIGIELAQPCGDLVKLALEQGLLINVTAENVIRLLPPLVMREAEAQQLIDILSGLIRQFVEPGAAAQARA, via the coding sequence ATGTCGCATCTGATGAACACCTATACCCGGTTGCCGGTCGCCTTCGTCCGTGGCGAAGGCGTATGGTTGTGGGACGGGCAAAACAAACGCTACCTCGACGCCGTCGCCGGCATCGCGGTGAACGGTCTCGGCCATGCGCACCCCAAATTGGTAAAAGCGCTCGCCGAGCAGGTGCATACGCTGATTCACACCTCCAATCTGTACCAAGTGCAAAAGCAGGAAGAATTGGCGGCAAGGCTGGCCGGCCTCGCTCATATGGACCAGGTGTTTTTCTGCACTTCGGGGGCGGAAGCCAATGAAGCGGCGATCAAGCTGGCGCGGCTATATGGCCACCAGAAAGGCATCGATAATCCAACCATCATCGTCATGGAAAAAAGTTTCCACGGGCGCACCATGGCGACGCTCTCCGCCACCGGCTCGCGGCGGGTGCAGGCGGGGTTTGAGCCGCTGATGGGCGGCTTTGCGCGCGTTCCCTACAACGATGTGGATGCGGTGGCGCAAGTGGCGAGCCACAACAAAAACATCGTCGCCGTGCTGGTGGAACCGATTCAGGGCGAAGCCGGGATACGCGTGCCGCTGCCCCTGCCCGCCTACTTCCAAGGCCTGCGCCGCGTTTGCGACGAGCACGGCTGGCTGTTGATGCTTGACGAAGTGCAAAGCGGCATCGGCCGCACCGGCAAATGGTTCGCTCACCAGCATTCGGGAATCACGCCGGAGGTGATGACGCTCGCCAAGGGTCTGGGCTCGGGCGTGCCGATTGGCGCGTGTCTTGCGGCAGGCCAGGCCGCCGATGTGTTCAAGCCGGGCAATCACGGTTCGACTTTCGGCGGGAGCCCACTCGCCTGCACCGCGGCGCTCACCACATTGGCGGTTATTGAAGAAGAAAACCTGATGCCGCATGCGGTGAAGCTCGGCGAATTCATCCGCAATGGTTTTGCGGAGAAGCTCGCGGGCGCGAAAGACGTGGTGCAAATCCGCGGCGAAGGCTTGATGATAGGCATCGAGCTCGCGCAGCCTTGCGGCGATCTCGTCAAGCTGGCGCTCGAACAAGGCTTGCTCATTAACGTGACTGCGGAAAACGTGATCCGGCTGTTGCCGCCGCTGGTCATGCGCGAAGCCGAGGCGCAGCAACTCATCGACATATTAAGCGGCCTCATTCGGCAATTTGTGGAACCGGGCGCCGCGGCCCAGGCCCGCGCCTGA